In the genome of Penaeus monodon isolate SGIC_2016 chromosome 30, NSTDA_Pmon_1, whole genome shotgun sequence, the window NNNNNNNNNNNNNNNNNNNNNNNNNNNNNNNNNNNNNNNNNNNNNNNNNNNNNNNNNNNNNNNNNNNNNNNNNNNNNNNNNNNNNNNNNNNNNNNCGCCGTTGTAATATTGCTTCTGTTACTAATATGTTTTACCTAAATTTGGTATATTAACCCTCCAGTCTGTAGTCTGTTCTGTTCAAATCATATTAGGCCCGTAACAGAAaactgatatttctttttttccatgcacattattttattgtttactgTACATGTCCTGGCCCTTTATACGGNNNNNNNNNNNNNNNNNNNNNNNNNNNNNNNNNNNNNNNNNNNNNNNNNNNNNNNNNNNNNNNNNNNNNNNNNNNNNNNNNNNNNNNNNNNNNNNNNNNNNNNNNNNNNNNNNNNNNNNNNNNNNNNNNNNNNNNNNNNNNNNNNNNNNNNNNNNNNNNNNNNNNNNNNNNNNNNNNNNNNNNNNNNNNNNNNNNNNNNNNNNNNNNNNNNNNNNNNNNNNNNNNNNNNNNNNNNNNNNNNNNNNNNNNNNNNNNNNNNNNNNNNNNNNNNNNNNNNNNNNNNNNNNNNNNNNNNNNNNNNNNNNNNNNNNNNNNNNNNNNNNNNNNNNNNNNNNNNNNNNNNNNNNNNGGTTTTACTTGCTATTATTACGCTGTAATGTTAGGAGTTTTTAACAACATGAGTAAATTacaactattgttatcatttctggaCGTATAGCAACGTCTTTTTGGAACTCTCTTTTGTGAATGGTTACGGTCTGGCTTGGGCCTTGTGCGCGTGTGATTAGAAGAGTATTGGAAACCGTGTTTTCTAATAGCCTAGGAAAATCAGTAAGTTTGTAGGCTGCTTGATGATATGCATGGGATACACTTTGATCTTTCCCCATCTCTGAAATACATTTTTCTTAAAAGGGAGAAACATTTTTATAAGCACCTCCTCTCCAGTAACAGTTTGAATATGTTACATTCACCATTTAAGTAAACGATTCTCGTTCCTTTCAACTTTGAAATAACTTAAAACTCAAAGCAAATGTTGCATAAATGCTTTGTTTTCCGACACTGCATATTAGAACAAGTTGCTAACCTTAGTTACCCTTTAAAATGTGGTGCTTTGGTTTTCTTTAACTGTGGTAAGGTAGAAAACGTTTCCATAACTCTATTCTCCTTGCGAAGAATTAATAGACACACATAAGTATCATACTTTTAACACATGACGCCTTGATGAAAGACACATTCATGTTGGCGCTCCACCTCCCACTAGAGTTCCAATAATATTATACCAGCTCGGGATTCGGAACGCTAAGTGCTCGAAGCAATAATGTTTAAAGCACGAAGCTGGTCGAACGCTTTGGGTACAACAGTTTCAAAGCACGGACCTACGTGAAGTCATATGGCGATTTTTCATTTGTACATAAAGATGTTAACGTCATCCAAGAGTACTCGAACattaaaagagagacaaatatatagtTTTCCTGCTTTTAAGTTCTGTTGATTTCACTCATGTTGTCctgaatatattagatatttgatCAAAGTTTCGTTTCTTGTCCTATCTCATATTTAGCTTTAAGTTGATTACCAGTTGTTTAAGTTTATGTAATACCAGCGTATAAAGCAGTATGAACTTTTGAACAaatcagtgaagaaaaaaaaaagtatcaagatGACTAACTTTAATAGCATGTAGTCAGTAACGTTTATGTGTGAAGAATTTCTATAAGGAGGTGTATGCTTATACTGCTGTGCGTCAttcatttttttagatataaattcTTGATAGCACTGACACCAATAGCCGAAAACTTATCAAATATGTGTTACAGAGTCTTGGAAAATAAAAACCCATATCCAGTGGCGTTTCTTCCTTGAACATGTAAACGTCGTGAGAGTTGTGAGTTCAACCGGAGATGAATTAAACAACGGTCGAGCGAACCCGGCGCCACATCGCTCTCGAGCTTGAAAGCGTATTATTCTGATGTGTTTTATGCAGAAGGCTTGTATGTGTCAACAGGAGTGAGATCCACGNNNNNNNNNNNNNNNNNNNNNNNNNNNNNNNNNNNNNNNNNNNNNNNNNNNNNNNNNNNNNNNNNNNNNNNNNNNNNNNNNNNNNNNNNNNNNNNNNNNNNNNNNNNNNNNNNNNNNNNNNNNNNNNNNNNNNNNNNNNNNNNNNNNNNNNNNNNNNNNNNNNNNNNNNNNNNNNNNNNNNNNNNNNNNNNNNNNNNNNNNNNNNNNNNNNNNNNNNNNNNNNNNNNNNNNNNNNNNNNNNNNNNNNNNNNNNNNNNNNNNNNNNNNNNNNNNNNNNNNNNNNNNNNNNNNNNNNNNNNNNNNNNNNNNNNNNNNNNNNNNNNNNNNNNNNNNNNNNNNNNNNNgtgtgtgtgtgtctctctcaaacactgtgtgtgtgtctaatatgaATACGTATGCGATAAACATACCTGAAGACagagagaacaaacagacaaactcaGAGAAACAGGATAGAAAGGTGCCGAGaaagtgctgggggggggggtcgagaagaGGGGAACTTNNNNNNNNNNNNNNNNNNNNNNNNNNNNNNNNNNNNNNNNNNNNNNNNNNNNNNNNNNNNNNNNNNNNNNNNNNNNNNNNNNNNNNNNNNNNNNNNTCATAGTTCTGTGTAGGTTAAGTCAGTGGATAGGGGGAAGGAATAAGAGACTATGGGGGTATGTTAGATAGCCCAGGGATATTTATAACGAAGAATTCTTTAGGGAAAATTATTTGGGAATGGTGNNNNNNNNNNNNNNNNNNNNNNNNNNNNNNNNNNNNNNNNNNNNNNNNNNNNNNNNNNNNNNNNNNNNNNNNNNNNNNNNNNNATGACGAAAAGATAGAGACATGataatagtgtatatagatatatctatatgcacacccGATATACAGAACCATACATACACGAACATAAGTAGTAAATATGGATATTAGCCATCTATCTCTGTATCCTATATCAGTACTTATCTTTAAATCTGCTCTGTATACACAGTAGGTATTACTGAGCTTCCAGCAAAAGGAGACTTTGCCGTGACGGTGATGGCGAACTGACTGTGTGAAAGAGTCACAATTCCCTTCATGCGTTCTAGCTATACGCGTGCAGTGCTTGGGGCAGTGTGTCGATTTCCAGGAAGCGATTGTATTAGTGGaagtatttgttatattatttgagGCTTCCCTTCTTAATTCTAATAATGCAGGTTTATATTTAAAGAAGAAATATTCCTCGTTCTGGCTATAGGAACTGCCGTAGAACCGCTCTGAATGTTACGATCCGGTTATCGGTACGCTTTTCGTCATcatgaggaggaaaataaaataaaggtatattCAACCGAAAAGGCTCTCTTAGGCCGTGACTAGAGTTTAGAATGCTCAGTATATGTTCcgctgataaaaaaaaggaaaagagatgcgatgaatttctttaaaaaatcgaaaacaagACTAAACACAGGAGTGAGAGGGGTCCTAGGAGCGatcgcacatatataataaaatatagatacaggATTAAAGGAAGAAAGTCAGTTAAaagttagtttaaaaaaataaaaaaatcatacacacacacaattccaatCACACGATCCATACATATATCAGCGATAATTCAGTACTTATaaaattccttattttttattgtgaataAAGCACTTATAGTAATAGGTTTAAAAATATCGCAGTGAGCAGATTCAACTGTATTTGAAAATTATCGTTTTAGTgccaattatacatttttttactatttaaagCAACTAAGATGAAGAATGTTCTCTTGTTCAAAGCTGgggccattatcattttttccttcgtTCCATGATCATTTTCTATAAACTTCGTTTATTCACTTACCCTACTCTCCTCGGTCTTGCTTCCCANNNNNNNNNNNNNNNNNNNNNNNNNNNNNNNNNNNNNNNNNNNNTTTCCAGTCGCTTTCTTGTGTTCAGAACCTTTTTCtttattgtgaaaaaaatatcacatgCTGCTGCTTATATTTGCGGTGATCAGTGAACCATTGAAAATAATATCAGGCTATGATTAAATTGTTTGATTCGTGTCCTAATATCCCATTGTGGTATCCCTAAACACACCAAAATTAATTCCTTATGCCCCTGTCATCACATCAAGAAATGTCGTTTTCCTGTTAATAATATAGAGGACAACAGATGAACAGTATTCCATGACACTTGNNNNNNNNNNNNNNNNNNNNNNNNNNNNNNNNNNNNNNNNNNNNNNNNNNNNNNNNNNNNNNNNNNNNNNNNNNNNNNNNNNNNNNNNNNNNNNNNNNNNNNNNNNNNNNNNNNNNNNNNNNNNNNNNNNNNNNNNNNNNNNNNNNNNNNNNNNNNNNNNNNNNNNNNNNNNNNNNNNNNNNNNNNNNNNNNNNNNNNNNNGNNNNNNNNNNNNNNNNNNNNNNNNNNNNNNNNNNNNNNNNNNNNNNNNNNNNNNNNNNNNNGTTTtggtcattgttatcattgtgtaCAAGTTGCAGTGTTTGCGTTTGTCTTTGTGTGAAAATACATGCACATGCGNNNNNNNNNNNNNNNNNNNNNNNNNNNNNNNNNNNNNNNNNNNNNNNNNNNNNNNNNNNNNNNNNNNNNNNNNNNNNTNNNNNNNNNNNNNNNNNNNNNNNNNNNNNNNNNNNNNNNNNNNNNNNNNNNNNNNNNNNNNNNNNNNNNNNNNNNNNNNNNNNNNNNNNNNNNNNNNNNNNNNNNNNNNNNNNNNNNNNNNNNNNNNNNNNNNNNNNNNNNNNNNNNNNNNNNNNNNNNNNNNNNNNNNNNNNNNNNNNNNNNNNNNNNNNNNNNNNNNNNNNNNNNNNNNNNNNNNNNNNNNNNNNNNNNNNNNNNNNNNNNNNNNNNNNNNNNNNNNNNNNNNNNNNNNNNNNNNNNNNNNNNNNNNNNNNNNNNNNNNNNNNNNNNNNNNNNNNNNNNNNNNNNNNNNNNNNNNNNNNNNNNNNNNNNNNNNNNNNNNNNNNNNNNNNNNNNNNNNNNNNNNNNNNNNNNNNNNNNNNNNNNNNNNNNNNNNNNNNNNNNNNNGTTTTTTTATANNNNNNNNNNNNNNNNNNNNNNNNNNNNNNNNNNNNNNNNTTGTCTGGTCAATGTGTTGNNNNNNNNNNNNNNNNNNNNNNNNNNNNNNNNNNNNNNNNNNNNNNNNNNNNTCGTATTGAAGTTTTGGTTTATCTGTCCAGGTCAGCGTAGGTTATCTTCAAGCAAGTCGTACGCACTTTCTGCCCCTCGTCTATATCTGGCGCCGTAAGAGGGTTCATCCGTTGGCGCGAGTACTGGTACTTCACGCCATTCGCGTATTTCTGAGGACGGCGGATAGGATGCGTCTCCTTCCATGGATAGGAGGACGTAGCCACGATTGCACAATCTCTGGTAGTAATAATTCTGGTACCACGTCATATCTGGCTGGTATAACCTGGTCGCAAGTACCAGGTACTCAAACGTCAGCTGGATCCTCTGTCCGGCGGGAGCCTTAGGGAACGAGAATGGatcagagagaaataataattatgtggaATTTACAGCCTTTGGTCAAATCTTAGACATTATGAGACTATGATTTGTGATATTCGAAGGGAAATTTGACTGAATATACTTGAATTTCCAGTTAAACTCAATCGGTGCTTTTACATGAAGCTTGATTCATTAATACCACGGTGCAGCGTAATTCTCTGAGGTTCTGTTAAGATTTCAAGAGTTACGTTCTGTGTCATTTATCCACATGCTCCTCGCTTTACTACTTAGGatctatattatcttcattatgtatggatatgtatgtgatCGTATAATTANNNNNNNNNNNNNNNNNNNNNNNNNNNNNNNNNNNNNNNNNNNNNNNNNNNNNNNNNNNNNNNNNNNNNNNNNNNNNNNNNNNNNNNNNNNNNNNNNNNNNNNNNNNNNNNNNNNNNNNNNNNNNNNNNNNNNNNNNNNNNNNNNNNNNNNNNNNNNNNNNNNNNNNNNNNNNNNNNNNNNNNNNNNNAAaggtcatatatatgtacagatcaAAAAAGGGCAGAATAGAAACACTTTACCCTGAGCCACCATTCGCACTGGCTGAACTTGGGGTGCGGCCTCGGATATCTTTTGGACTTAAGATATCCCGAGGAAGAACTTGAGAGATCCACGACGCCGTGGCAGGACGTCCTTCTCCTGTAAAAAACTAGGTACCAGCCGGCGAGGCCCATCGCTGACCCGCTGTTGAAGGAGGCACTATGTTCGGATCCAATGAGTCGTCGACTCCCACGTTTCCGGCCACACACCCTGCAGTTGAAGCACTGTTTGAGCGTCTTGCTGGCACTGTGGTGTCTAAAGTTGGCCCCTTGATTGTGTTTTGGAGCATCACGGTCGTGTAGGTGTCGCTATTGGCCCATAACTATGAAAATTTCTTGGTGGTGTGTGGATGGTTCATGTGTTTATACTTAACATGACTGTTTTCAGTCACAGCAGGGCCCTGTTGGCACTACAACCCACTCTAGTGTTATGCTGGACCAGAGCGATGCGGTTGGCAGCGATGCCGTAGGATGTCAACAAGGCTAGCTGCTTACAACACTGCTATCGAAAGGCAACAAAACGTCATCACGGAGAGAGCGATTTGTGCTAGAGATGTctacaaaaacatgaaaataaagagatacGCAATATACattgataaaaaacataaagatgGGAAACNNNNNNNNNNNNNNNNNNNNNNNNNNNNNNNNNNNNNNNNNNNNNNNNNNNNNNNNNNNNNNNNNNNNNNNNNNNNNNNNNNNNTATGCTTGGCTTAATACTAGCACTGCGGTCATACCCGGTCAGGGATNNNNNNNNNNNNNNNNNNNNNNNNNNNNNNNNNNNNNNNNNNNNNNNNNNNNNNNNNNNNNNNNNNNNNNNNNNNNNNNNNNNNNNNNNNNNNNNNNNNNNNNNNNNNNNNNNNNNNNNNNNNNNNNNNNNNNNNNNNNNNNNNNNNNNNNNNNNNNNNNNNNNNNNNNNNNNNNNNNNNNNNNNNNNNNNNNNNNNNNNNNNNNNNNNNNNNNNNNNNNNNNNNNNNNNNNNNNNNNNNNNNNNNNNNNNNNNNNNNNNNNNNNNNNNNNNNNNNNNNNNNNNNNNNNNNNNNNNNNNNNNNNNNNNNNNNNNNNNNNNNNNNNNNNNNNNNNNNNNNNNNNNNNNNNNNNNNNNNNNNNNNNNNNNNNNNNNNNNNNNNNNNNNNNNNNNNNNNNNNNNNNNNNNNNNNNNNNNNNNNNNNNNNNNNNNNNNNNNNNNNNNNNNNNNNNNNNNNNNNNNNNNNNNNNNNNNNNNNNNNNNNNNNNNNNNNNNNNNNNNNNNNNNNNNNNNNNNNNNNNNNNNNNNNNNNNNNNNNNNNNNNNNNNNNNNNNNNNNNNNNNNNNNNNNNNNNNNNNNNNNNNNNNNNNNNNNNNNNNNNNNNNNNNNNNNNNNNNNNNNNNNNNNNNNNNNNNNNNNNNNNNNNNNNNNNNNNNNNNNNNNNNNNNNNNNNNNNNNNNNNNNNNNNNNNNNNNNNNNNNNNNNNNNNNNNNNNNNNNNNNNNNNNNNNNNNNNNNNNNNNNNNNNNNNNNNNNNNNNNNNNNNNNNNNNNNNNNNNNNNNNNNNNNNNNNNNNNNNNNNNNNNNNNNNNNNNNNNNNNNNNNNNNNNNNNNNNNNNNNNNNNNNNNNNNNNNNNNNNNNNNNNNNNNNNNNNNNNNNNNNNNNNNNNNNNNNNNNNNNNNNNNNNNNNNNNNNNNNNNNNNNNNNNNNNNNNNNNNNNNNNNNNNNNNNNNNNNNNNNNNNNNNNNNNNNNNNNNNNNNNNNNNNNNNNNNNNNNNNNNNNNNNNNNNNNNNNNNNNNNNNNNNNNNNNNNNNNNNNNNNNNNNNNNNNNNNNNNNNNNNCCTAAAGGTTTGTCCATTAGGACTGTTGACAACGAAGTTATCTTTACATCTGCTTTTCAGTCGAACATTTCTGTACAGGAGGAAGGTCAGCGCCGGCGCTGTCTGTCGGAGAAAAGAGCGAATCAAATGTCATGTAAGAATCTCTGAATGATCAGTTCATGATTATCTCACTCCAAGGACACACGTCCACGCACAAATACCTGAATgtgtaagagaaaaaaggaactgCTAAATAAGTGTGAATAgagaaaatattatatcatatatggtgtACAATAAGCGTCTATAACGGTTCACATCAATGTACACCTCCTTAAGGATGTAGAGGAGCAAGCGCTCAGTGTTCCAGAGTTAAGGGAGTAAATCGATTTTTACATATAGGTAATNNNNNNNNNNNNNNNNNNNNNNNNNNNNNNNNNNNNNNNNNNNNNNNNNNNNNNNNNNNNNNNNNNNNNNNNNNNNNNNNNNNNNNNNNNNNNNNNNNNNNNNNNNNNNNNNTACCTTCTGCACGCTGACGGAACACTGTAGTGCGGGCGGATAAGCAGATGGATAATTGGGAGACTTCCAGTGGGTGGATGTCAGCGTCTGTGAGATCGAACATTGGCTGGCGATGGCAAGAGAGTCTTTTTACATTTCCCACGGATTGCAATGTTTTATgaaattatgtatgtttttattataccaaCCATATATTCCAGTACATAAATAGATGACCGGCAAGGAAATTTCACAGTTAGAGGAATTCGTTTAGAAAAATAAGAGGACCTGTCGTTAGTCGAACAGCGAAACAGAACTGTGGTATATTCGAACGAATCTGGCGCCAAGATGAGTATaaacatcacagaaaaaaagaaatctcctTTTCAGTCAGTGtcattcaatttttcttttgaatattgCACCAAAACTAGTCCTCAAATAGTTACCTTCTACAGACGCGCACGcacataaaaaaggtaaacacttACCGACACGTCATCTCAAACTCGACCGAAAAACTGAAGCCGTGTTGGCTGCTCAGCGCCCCGTGGAAGTAGAGGATGATGTCTTGCCCCGAGGTGGTGATCTTCGCTCCGGAGGCCAAGTCGCTTCCGCAGTACCTGTGGGGAGGACccatgtgaggggaggggggcagaatgGCAGGCGAGGCCAGTTACATGGGTAGAAGCAAATGAGTATGTGCACGTGGGCATGATCAGATAGGCACATGGACATGACCAAATGAGTATGACCACATGGTCCCTATTTCCTTTTCTAACTCCGGCTCTCGTCCAAgcgcttttcttctcttttgtcttcttgCTACTCGTTGATACTTCTACTGCTGCTGCTCATGTTAGTCGTGCNNNNNNNNNNNNNNNNNNNNNNNNNNNNNNNNNNNNNNNNNNNNNNNNNNNNNNNNNNNNNNNNNNNNNNNNNNNNNNNNNNNNNNNNNNNNNNNNNNNNNNNNNNNNNNNNNNNNNNNNNNNNNNNNNNNNNNNNNNNNNNNNNNNNNNNNNNNNNNNNNNNNNNNNNNNNNNNNNNNNNNNNNNNNNNNNNNNNNNNNNNNNNNNNNNNNNNNNNNNNNNNNNNNNNNNNNNNNNNNNNNNNNNNNNNNNNNNNNNNNNNNNNNNNNNNNNNNNNNNNNNNNNNNNNNNNNNNNNNNNNNNNNNNNNNNNNNNNNNNNNNNNNNNNNNNNNNNNNNNNCAAATGGCTCCTCCAAGAACTTACTCGCTGCCGGAGTAGAGGGAATCCGTCCTGACCTCCAGGCGATCCCACGCACAAAGCCCATTGCTGGCTTTGCTGAAGAGCTTGAAGTCGTTCACTGTGATGATGGGGTACTGGCACTTGTCCGGGGCGTGGATCCACCACACGCAGTTCGTCCCTGGATGGGTCAACACCCGGGTTAATGTGCTTGGCTTTTACTGTCNNNNNNNNNNNNNNNNNNNNNNNNNNNNNNNNNNNNNNNNNNNNCNNNNNNNNNNNNNNNNNNNNNNNNNNNNNNNNNNTTNNNNNNNNNNNNNNNNNNNNNNNNNNNNNNNNNNNNNNNNNNNNNNNNNNNNNNNNNNNNNNNNNNNNNNNNNNNNNNNNNNNNNNNNNNNNNNNNNNNNNNNNNNNNNNNNNNNNNNNNNNNNNNNNNNNNNNNNNNNNNNNNNNNNNNNNNNNNNNNNNNNNNNNNNNNNNNNNNNNNNNNNNNNNNNNNNNNNNNNNNNNNNNNNNNNNNNNNNNNNNNNNNNNNNNNNNNNNNNNNNNNNNNNNNNNNNNNNNNNNNNNNNNNNNNNNNNNNNNNNNNNNNNNNNNNNNNNNNNNNNNNNNNNNNNNNGAATTATTATAATTNNNNNNNNNNNNNNNNNNNNNNNNNNNNNNNNNNNNNNNNNNNNNNNNNNNNNNNNNNTNNNNNNNNNNNNNNNNNNNNNNNNNNNNNNNNNNNNNNNNNNNNNNNNNNNNNNNNNNNNNNNNNNNNNNNNNNNNNNNNNNNNNNNNNNNNNNNNNNNNNNNNNNNNNNNNGATGATATACAGTAAACATCACACAAAGCCTTTGTGTAAACAAAGGACTTTACCTTTGGGGAATTTATAGGGGTAATTGGGCGTTTTGATGGTCGTGGCCTCGGTGATATTCCCACCACAGACTGGCGTCGCTGTGAGTAGCAAGAAGAGGAAGGTGTTGTAAAGACTTGTCGAACGGTATGTATTATCTTTTTAGTATCTTTTTACTTCGCTATTCGTAGATGGTCAGCTTTGTGCTCATTACTTGTGTGAAGCAGCATGCAAtcattttataatagatattgaGTAACCATTGTATGTAGAACGTTTATATAGATGCGTACTTACGATAATAAGAACCAATGATATCAGCACACGTGCTGCCCGAAGTGCCCGGGGGACACCTGCAGGCGCAGTTGGGGCCCAGGTAACCCCCGTTCTTGCAGGTGGGCGGCGAGGAGGAGCAGGACGCGATCCACAGATCTGTCGGAGGAGAGAACATTAGGGTCTATGTATTGCTCTGTGGCAGTCTCTTTGTTTCTATCGGTTCNNNNNNNNNNNNNNNNNNNNNNNNNNNNNNNNNNNNNNNNNNNNNNNNNNNNNNNNNNNNNNNNNNNNNNNNNNNNNNNNNNNNNNNNNNNNNNNNNNNNNNNNNNNNGTTTGAAAGCTCCCGAGAGCTGATAAATTTCAATCTATCTGACACGAGAANNNNNNNNNNNNNNNNNNNNNNNNNNNNNNNNNNNNNNNNNNNNNNNNNNNNNNNNNNNNNNNNNNNNNNNNNNNNNNNNNNNNNNNNNNNNNNNNNNNNNNNNNNNNNNNNNNNNNNNNNNNNNNNNNNNNNNNNNNNNNNNNNNNNNNNNNNNNNNNNNNNNNNNNNNNNNNNNNNNNNNNNNNNNNNNNNNNNNNNNNNNNNNNNNNNNNNNNNNNNNNNNNNNNGATAAGAAAACATCAAATGAAGACCAAGTGAAGTCATTAGAACCCATTCACCGCTGGACGTACTAACCTGAACAGCCGTACATGTGGTTGACAATAGCGATGTCTCTGAAGGTGAGATCATCACTCTGGCCAAGATATATTTGCATGGCTGGGTCTAATGTCACTATAGTCGAACCACCATTCTTCGTAAAGGCCTGTGAACCAAGGTGAACCGGAGTTAAGGAGAGTTTAAGTGGAAGCGAATAGAATTGCCGTTATCATCAGTGTGCAAAGTCTTCATGCTCATTGGGAAGAAGTGGGTTTGCGTTGCCTTGGTTGCAACTTGAGGCAATGGAAACTGANNNNNNNNNNNNNNNNNNNNNNNNNNNNNNNNNNNNNNNNNNNNNNNNNNNNNNNNNNNNNNNNNNNNNNNNNNNNNNNNNNNNNNNNNNNNNNNNNNNNNNNNNNNNNNNNNNNNNNNNNNNNNNNNNNNNNNNNNNNNNNNNNNNNNNNNNNNNNNNNNNNNNNNNNNNNNNNNNNNNNNNNNNNNNNNNNNNNNNNNNNNNNNNNNNNNNNNNNNNNNNNNNNNNNNNNNNNNNNNNNNNNNNNNNNNNNNNNNNNNNNNNNNNNNNNNNNNNNNNNNNNNNNNNNNNNNNNNNNNNNNNNNNNNNNNNNNNNNNNNNNNNNNNNNNNNNNNNNNNNNNNNNNNNNNNNNNNNNNNNNNNNNNNNNNNNNNNNNNNNNNNNNNNNNNNNNNNNNNNNNNNNNNNNNNNNNNNNNNNNNNNNNNNNNNNNNNNNNNNNNNNNNNNNNNNNNNNNNNNNNNNNNNNNNNNNNNNNNNNNNNNNNNNNNNNNNNNNNNNNNNNNNNNNNNNNNNNNNNNNNNNNNNNNNNNNNNNNNNNNNNNNNNNNNTATTTATCTCTCAGTGGTCATCGGTCATGATCCGATCCGCCTCGAATAGTCATCANNNNNNNNNNNNNNNNNNNNNNNNNNNNNNNNNNNNNNNNNNNNGGTATCTCCATACAGTCAACTTTCATCATAAATGGCATGAAAAGAGAGGCNNNNNNNNNNNNNNNNNNNNNNNNNNNNNNNNNNNNNNNNNNNNNN includes:
- the LOC119592350 gene encoding protein SpAN-like, encoding MHAATGTQCQPPKALSRASVGFYRWPVSQSTGLPTATYRIDSSVRSPAMIRSAMNDWESHTCVRFVETSNISEPYINVLEDNGCYSYVGKTGAKGQKLSIGRGCYTAAIIRHELGHALGLFHEQTRADRDDYVQIFTENVRPGVEVNFQKEDNSVSYGQEYDFFSLMQYSSTAFTKNGGSTIVTLDPAMQIYLGQSDDLTFRDIAIVNHMYGCSDLWIASCSSSPPTCKNGGYLGPNCACRCPPGTSGSTCADIIGSYYPTPVCGGNITEATTIKTPNYPYKFPKGTNCVWWIHAPDKCQYPIITVNDFKLFSKASNGLCAWDRLEVRTDSLYSGSEYCGSDLASGAKITTSGQDIILYFHGALSSQHGFSFSVEFEMTCRQCSISQTLTSTHWKSPNYPSAYPPALQCSVSVQKTAPALTFLLYRNVRLKSRCKDNFVVNSPNGQTFRVCGRKRGSRRLIGSEHSASFNSGSAMGLAGWYLVFYRRRTSCHGVVDLSSSSSGYLKSKRYPRPHPKFSQCEWWLRAPAGQRIQLTFEYLVLATRLYQPDMTWYQNYYYQRLCNRGYVLLSMEGDASYPPSSEIREWREVPVLAPTDEPSYGARYRRGAESAYDLLEDNLR